One part of the Salinivirga cyanobacteriivorans genome encodes these proteins:
- a CDS encoding alpha/beta hydrolase, with translation MKYSILLLALLAGCISTNKEKMAQKNVVGTFERIEKFHSEYISSRTVDIWLPNGYDKGKKYAVLYMHDGQMLFDSTTTWNGQEWSVDETLQQLIDEDQVRETIVVALWNGGETRHADYFPQKPFEALPDEMRKYLIDEAQRNEETSLFATDVRSDDYLKFIVEELKPYVDSHFSTLTNRENTFVAGSSMGGLISMYAICEYPQIFGGAACLSTHWPGTFAIENNPIPEQFATYMRNNLPDPQTHKIYFDYGTETLDAMYQELQPKIDSVMVESGYDSANWMTRKFEGHDHSERSWQSRLHIPLKFLLGS, from the coding sequence ATGAAGTATAGTATTTTATTGTTGGCCCTTTTGGCAGGTTGTATAAGCACAAATAAAGAAAAAATGGCACAAAAAAATGTGGTTGGGACATTCGAACGCATAGAAAAATTCCATTCCGAATACATATCGAGCCGCACGGTGGATATATGGTTGCCAAATGGGTATGATAAAGGTAAAAAATATGCCGTGCTTTACATGCACGATGGTCAAATGCTTTTTGACTCCACTACCACCTGGAATGGGCAGGAGTGGAGTGTGGATGAAACACTCCAACAGTTAATTGATGAAGATCAGGTGCGCGAAACCATTGTGGTTGCACTATGGAATGGGGGCGAAACCCGGCACGCCGATTATTTCCCTCAAAAACCTTTTGAGGCGTTGCCTGATGAGATGCGTAAATACTTAATTGATGAGGCACAACGAAATGAGGAAACATCACTTTTTGCTACTGATGTACGATCAGACGATTACCTGAAATTTATTGTAGAAGAGCTTAAACCATACGTTGACAGTCATTTTTCTACCCTGACAAATCGCGAAAATACCTTTGTAGCCGGTTCCAGCATGGGTGGGTTGATTTCAATGTATGCCATTTGTGAATATCCCCAGATTTTTGGTGGTGCAGCCTGCTTATCCACCCATTGGCCCGGTACTTTTGCCATTGAAAACAATCCTATTCCGGAGCAGTTTGCAACTTATATGCGGAATAATTTGCCAGATCCGCAAACACACAAAATTTATTTCGATTATGGAACTGAAACGCTTGATGCTATGTATCAGGAGCTTCAGCCAAAAATCGACAGTGTGATGGTTGAAAGCGGTTACGATAGCGCTAATTGGATGACACGGAAATTTGAAGGACACGATCATTCTGAACGGTCATGGCAGTCGAGATTGCATATTCCATTAAAGTTTTTGCTGGGTAGTTAG
- a CDS encoding DUF1016 N-terminal domain-containing protein → MKIEKQHIQQFKAVQQYIQTAKSKAHKAVNTALIDLYWNIGAFVHNKIKTSEWGKSVVQELSNYISENEPDSKGFSAQNIWRMKQFYEMYYQNEKLSPLVREISWTHNLLIMSKTTSEEERAFYIQLTKKENYSKRELERQIDNGMYERTISDKQFLSALLREIHPKAENTFRDSYMLDFLTLPKHHSEKDFQKAIGAKAGRVLPSGRTKG, encoded by the coding sequence ATGAAAATAGAAAAACAGCATATACAACAATTCAAGGCTGTACAGCAATATATACAAACAGCTAAAAGTAAAGCACACAAAGCGGTAAATACTGCACTCATTGACTTATATTGGAATATTGGAGCGTTTGTACACAATAAAATCAAAACTAGTGAATGGGGAAAGTCGGTGGTGCAGGAACTATCCAATTATATTTCAGAGAACGAACCGGATAGCAAAGGATTTTCCGCGCAAAATATCTGGCGAATGAAGCAGTTTTACGAAATGTATTACCAAAATGAAAAACTCTCACCACTGGTGAGAGAAATTAGCTGGACTCATAACCTGTTGATTATGAGTAAAACAACAAGTGAAGAAGAAAGAGCATTTTATATTCAGCTAACTAAAAAAGAAAACTACAGCAAACGGGAACTGGAACGCCAGATAGACAATGGCATGTATGAGCGGACTATTTCTGACAAGCAATTTCTCTCAGCACTGCTGAGAGAAATACATCCTAAAGCAGAGAATACTTTCAGAGATAGTTATATGCTTGATTTTCTTACGTTACCGAAACACCACTCTGAAAAGGATTTTCAGAAAGCTATTGGAGCAAAAGCTGGACGAGTTTTACCGTCTGGAAGAACCAAGGGTTGA
- a CDS encoding CRISPR-associated helicase/endonuclease Cas3, with translation MEKLFNSFKEIYQNGNRIEEILPRYDNYYSHTHLSKEKEKLHEHIHVVMHYAMKLIEVHQLDMVIDNLINDWLKINPKINQTKIIGDFIKELFVNTISYHDYGKVNENFQVEKMNNESFFERNTLNKIGSKHSILSAYVYLNTHLNRIIKSKNLAVAEKNFLIATAFLFSNSITKHHSYYFENHVDYTEEIIDSLKSYLHLFDVELTKESKFIISESTKIFTEIMIKIESNGKNYFSIFALLKLNFSLLTASDYYATNEFAQGIKIKDYGILLEKDKNKLQDNFINNSNTPYNGDLIRNLDSYNKLDFDKLLEISNNNLNLIRQKIAAEAVFTLKNNPDSFLYYIEAPTGGGKTNISFACTLELLKMDDNLNKVFYVFPFTTLINQTFTSIKKTLKLESKSIIQLHSKSGFHTTEHEKNEDGVYGNDKLNYINNLFINYPFTLLSHVKFFNILKGNDKENNYILHRLSNSIIIIDELQAYTPEHWDKIIFFLFNYAKYFNIRFVLMSATLPKIDKLNKEAKGMVTSLIPNKDKYFTNRNFRERITFDFSLLGDNGTKKITLDELRDIVFNELEKYCSTNNDSNGLVEFIIKKSASRFYTNICNDERFNDYQKFIISGTILEPRRQEIITALKEKKYKGQAFKKSIVITTQVIEAGVDIDMDIGFKDRSIVDSDEQLAGRINRNAKKRNCKVFIFNYDKEYLIYGKDNRYQQKLPFGDYKNILESKNFDILYDRVNSNIESKNKSDLIININDYWDYFKQIHFKGINDSFKLIDADTTSVFVPLSIDCKWFSESEIDFISNFQISIYNSINGNDVFEIYKNIVLGNSNFIEKEIDKKQISGIMSKFTFSIYTNSNMTKELMEYSDYEIYQQFGIIFLTHFKEIYSLEDGIHDEKFKEAVFL, from the coding sequence ATGGAGAAGTTATTCAACTCTTTTAAGGAGATATATCAGAATGGAAATCGTATCGAGGAAATTCTACCTCGATACGATAATTATTATTCCCATACCCATTTAAGTAAAGAAAAGGAAAAATTGCATGAGCATATTCATGTAGTAATGCACTATGCGATGAAGCTAATTGAAGTTCATCAATTAGATATGGTAATAGATAATCTTATAAATGATTGGTTGAAAATCAATCCAAAGATTAATCAAACTAAAATTATAGGTGATTTCATAAAAGAATTATTTGTAAACACTATTTCGTATCACGATTATGGAAAAGTAAATGAAAACTTTCAGGTCGAAAAAATGAATAATGAAAGTTTTTTCGAGCGAAATACCTTAAATAAAATTGGCTCCAAGCATTCAATTTTAAGTGCTTATGTTTATTTAAACACACATTTAAATAGAATAATAAAGTCGAAAAACTTAGCAGTAGCAGAAAAGAACTTTCTTATTGCAACAGCGTTCTTATTCTCAAATTCAATAACAAAACACCATTCATATTATTTTGAGAATCATGTAGATTATACTGAAGAAATAATTGATTCATTAAAAAGTTATCTTCATTTATTTGACGTGGAACTAACAAAAGAGTCCAAATTTATTATATCAGAAAGTACGAAAATCTTTACTGAAATAATGATTAAAATTGAAAGTAATGGTAAAAACTATTTTTCAATTTTTGCCCTGCTTAAACTTAATTTTTCATTACTGACTGCTTCCGATTATTATGCAACTAATGAATTTGCACAAGGAATTAAGATTAAAGATTATGGAATTCTCCTTGAAAAAGACAAGAACAAATTACAGGATAATTTTATTAATAACAGTAATACTCCTTACAATGGAGATTTAATCAGGAATTTGGATTCGTACAATAAATTAGATTTCGATAAATTATTAGAAATAAGTAATAACAATCTTAATCTAATTCGTCAAAAAATAGCAGCAGAAGCCGTATTTACTTTAAAGAATAATCCAGATAGTTTTCTTTATTATATTGAAGCTCCAACAGGTGGAGGGAAAACTAACATTTCTTTTGCCTGTACACTGGAACTATTGAAAATGGATGATAATTTGAATAAAGTTTTTTATGTATTTCCATTTACAACACTAATAAATCAGACGTTTACAAGTATAAAGAAAACATTAAAGCTTGAAAGCAAGAGCATTATTCAATTACATTCAAAAAGTGGATTTCACACAACTGAGCATGAAAAGAACGAAGATGGAGTATATGGTAATGACAAGTTAAATTACATCAATAACTTATTTATTAACTATCCATTTACATTATTATCACACGTTAAATTTTTTAATATCCTAAAAGGAAACGATAAAGAGAACAATTATATATTACATCGGTTAAGTAATTCAATTATTATCATTGATGAGTTGCAAGCGTATACCCCAGAACATTGGGATAAAATTATTTTCTTTTTATTTAATTATGCAAAGTACTTCAATATTCGATTTGTCTTAATGTCTGCAACTCTTCCTAAAATTGACAAATTAAATAAGGAAGCGAAAGGTATGGTTACTTCATTAATTCCAAATAAAGATAAATATTTTACAAACCGAAATTTTAGAGAACGTATCACATTTGATTTTTCATTATTAGGGGATAATGGAACCAAAAAAATTACTTTAGATGAGCTGAGAGATATTGTTTTCAATGAATTAGAAAAATATTGTTCAACAAATAATGATTCAAATGGATTAGTTGAATTTATTATTAAAAAATCGGCATCACGCTTTTATACAAATATTTGTAACGATGAAAGGTTTAATGATTACCAGAAATTTATAATATCAGGAACAATACTTGAACCAAGACGTCAAGAAATTATCACAGCATTAAAAGAAAAGAAATATAAAGGGCAAGCTTTTAAAAAATCGATTGTGATTACAACTCAAGTTATTGAAGCCGGAGTTGACATTGATATGGATATAGGATTTAAAGACCGCTCCATAGTTGATAGCGATGAACAGTTAGCTGGCAGAATAAACAGAAATGCCAAGAAAAGAAACTGTAAAGTATTTATTTTCAATTACGATAAAGAATATTTGATATACGGAAAAGACAATCGCTATCAACAAAAATTACCATTTGGTGATTATAAAAATATTTTAGAAAGTAAAAACTTCGATATTTTATATGACAGAGTAAACAGTAATATAGAATCTAAGAATAAAAGCGACCTGATTATTAACATTAATGACTATTGGGATTATTTCAAACAAATCCATTTCAAAGGAATCAATGATAGTTTCAAATTAATCGACGCTGATACCACTTCTGTATTTGTACCATTAAGTATTGATTGTAAATGGTTTTCTGAATCAGAAATTGATTTCATCTCAAATTTTCAAATATCTATCTATAATTCAATTAACGGGAACGATGTTTTTGAGATTTATAAAAATATTGTTTTGGGAAATAGCAACTTTATTGAAAAAGAAATAGATAAAAAACAGATAAGTGGGATAATGTCGAAATTTACATTTTCCATATATACGAATTCGAATATGACAAAAGAACTAATGGAGTACTCCGATTATGAAATATATCAACAGTTTGGAATAATATTTTTAACTCATTTTAAAGAAATATATTCTTTAGAAGATGGCATCCATGATGAAAAATTTAAAGAAGCTGTATTTTTATAA
- a CDS encoding sensor histidine kinase yields MSFINFNRKEIVMENLNPIKIIKLPRVLLLLALFSFVLQLIIISYNQFTGYINIKSGLEYIVRLAYGTTFSFFAANLLFWPNLKIVHWLNLHLNWSSKATLRVFAEFMATIIVGGLIAFFITLLAHSIDQYEQGFGNVLFNNVLIVAVINLILMIGIEAWLNFSIGQTEEKKAKELSQELELTKFEVLKDQLKPHFMFNSLNVLSGLIDENTDLAQDFIGEFSKVYRYVLDTIEYNLISIREELNFASSYMFLQQVRYGDMLIYNVSVPDKLFSYHLPPLTLQVVLENAIKHNEINEGSPLNVRIYCDEDYLIVENNLNPKAWPGHSTGIGQQNLRKRFNMMGAPEPSFTLIAEAYIVKLPYIKPD; encoded by the coding sequence ATGAGTTTTATTAACTTTAACCGGAAAGAAATTGTAATGGAAAATCTGAACCCAATTAAAATTATCAAGTTGCCTCGAGTACTCTTGTTGTTGGCTCTCTTTTCTTTTGTATTGCAATTAATCATAATATCTTATAACCAATTTACAGGTTACATCAATATTAAAAGTGGGCTGGAGTATATTGTCAGACTCGCGTATGGCACTACTTTCTCATTTTTTGCAGCAAACTTATTATTCTGGCCCAATTTAAAAATTGTGCATTGGCTGAATCTACATCTTAACTGGAGTTCAAAAGCTACGCTACGCGTTTTTGCTGAGTTTATGGCCACCATAATAGTTGGAGGATTAATTGCTTTCTTCATAACACTGCTTGCACATTCCATAGATCAATATGAACAAGGCTTTGGAAATGTGCTGTTTAATAATGTACTTATAGTAGCTGTGATTAATCTCATTTTAATGATTGGCATTGAGGCCTGGCTGAATTTTAGTATTGGTCAAACAGAGGAGAAAAAAGCCAAAGAGTTAAGCCAGGAGCTTGAGTTGACAAAATTTGAAGTGCTAAAAGACCAGCTTAAACCCCATTTTATGTTTAACAGTCTCAATGTATTGTCAGGTTTAATAGATGAAAATACAGATTTAGCCCAGGATTTTATTGGTGAGTTTTCGAAAGTTTACCGTTATGTGCTCGATACCATAGAGTATAATTTAATATCTATTAGAGAAGAACTCAATTTTGCTTCGTCTTATATGTTTTTGCAACAGGTACGATATGGAGATATGCTTATTTACAATGTAAGCGTACCTGATAAATTATTTTCTTACCATCTACCTCCACTGACACTGCAGGTAGTTTTGGAAAATGCAATTAAGCACAACGAAATTAATGAAGGAAGTCCTTTAAATGTGCGCATTTATTGTGATGAAGATTACCTGATAGTCGAGAATAATCTTAACCCAAAGGCATGGCCGGGACATAGTACAGGTATAGGTCAGCAAAATCTGAGAAAAAGATTCAATATGATGGGTGCACCTGAACCCTCATTTACCTTGATCGCCGAGGCTTATATTGTGAAATTACCTTATATTAAACCTGATTAA
- a CDS encoding T9SS type A sorting domain-containing protein, whose translation MKGFLLNTLLILSIGLTAQTTNQNGDWEDNATWQGAAPGTTFASDVNIEHIVSVSSGLDILLMGSLNVGNNNGPVDSLIVNGELISAGGTTLQVNSDGIMRLNGDISNAFWGSIIVDGKLLVDGNFYNTGTSDVNVSSKGTIGVTGDFYNLGDVANDGNINVGGTYFDTGNTTGTGTLDDGHTNPLPVEFGNLTHEIVNDRVRLEWYTLSELNNDYFIIEKSTDMDSWTEVGRVNGNGTTSVRSDYTFDFSAHGEFYIQLKQFDYDGKNEVLKIIHIVNDGFKLYPNPVKADQMNVLFNNLQGVDYRIFNQYGVEYTRNDNFEKGFYFVRVNNKMHKLIVE comes from the coding sequence ATGAAAGGCTTTTTACTCAACACACTGCTAATTTTAAGTATTGGCTTAACAGCACAAACAACCAACCAAAATGGCGACTGGGAAGATAATGCGACCTGGCAGGGCGCTGCTCCGGGTACCACATTTGCTTCAGATGTAAACATAGAACATATTGTTTCAGTAAGTAGCGGACTTGACATTTTACTCATGGGGTCATTAAATGTTGGGAACAACAATGGCCCTGTAGATAGTTTGATAGTTAACGGTGAACTCATCTCAGCAGGAGGCACAACACTTCAGGTAAATAGCGACGGCATAATGCGATTAAATGGCGATATTTCAAATGCATTTTGGGGAAGCATAATTGTTGATGGTAAACTTTTGGTTGACGGTAACTTTTATAATACTGGAACATCTGATGTAAACGTAAGTAGTAAAGGTACAATTGGTGTTACCGGAGACTTTTACAATTTAGGTGATGTGGCCAACGATGGTAACATTAATGTAGGCGGAACATACTTTGATACCGGGAATACAACAGGAACAGGCACACTTGACGACGGACACACCAACCCGCTCCCAGTGGAATTTGGAAACCTTACACACGAAATTGTAAACGACAGAGTCAGACTTGAGTGGTACACCCTCTCAGAGCTCAATAACGACTATTTTATTATAGAAAAATCAACTGATATGGATAGTTGGACGGAAGTTGGACGAGTGAACGGGAATGGAACCACGTCCGTGAGATCTGACTATACTTTCGATTTCAGCGCACACGGTGAATTCTACATTCAGCTTAAACAGTTTGATTATGATGGTAAAAACGAAGTACTTAAAATCATACACATCGTGAACGATGGTTTTAAACTTTACCCCAACCCCGTAAAAGCTGATCAAATGAATGTATTATTCAATAATCTGCAAGGTGTAGATTACCGCATTTTCAATCAATATGGTGTGGAATACACACGCAACGATAATTTTGAAAAAGGTTTCTATTTTGTGAGGGTCAATAATAAGATGCACAAACTAATTGTCGAATAA
- the cas6 gene encoding CRISPR-associated endoribonuclease Cas6 has protein sequence MRFHLTLNRTTKQRMLPMDYQYYISAWIYKTIGKADMEFARFLHDEGYGNDPGKLYKLFCFSRLNFGKPKLWKEKKLFEINTHDIGLQISFDVKEAASNFVKGLFLEQKFFLGDKFNGIDFRVAQVTVLDEPDFDETMNYRLQTPWVVSYRPEGRKHALYLSPDDEMFHELALKHLTEKFKNIHNKEIPPDLLGFAINGSFKRSGFTLKPGSPDQTRVIGNLFNFQLTAPKELHQMIWNAGVSEKSSSGFGWVDIAPQQNNNLSPKKS, from the coding sequence ATGCGATTTCATTTAACACTCAACCGCACCACAAAGCAGCGCATGCTGCCCATGGATTACCAGTACTACATTAGTGCGTGGATTTATAAAACCATTGGCAAAGCTGATATGGAATTTGCCCGTTTCCTTCATGATGAAGGTTATGGCAACGACCCCGGCAAACTTTACAAACTGTTTTGTTTCTCAAGGCTCAATTTTGGCAAGCCCAAACTGTGGAAAGAGAAAAAACTGTTTGAGATTAACACTCACGATATTGGTTTGCAAATTTCATTTGATGTAAAAGAAGCAGCTTCCAATTTTGTAAAAGGCCTTTTCTTAGAGCAGAAGTTTTTTCTCGGTGACAAATTTAATGGAATTGATTTCCGTGTAGCCCAGGTAACCGTGCTTGACGAGCCCGACTTTGACGAAACCATGAATTACCGCCTGCAAACGCCGTGGGTAGTAAGTTACCGTCCCGAAGGCCGCAAACACGCGCTGTACCTGAGCCCTGATGATGAAATGTTTCACGAACTGGCCTTAAAACACCTCACCGAAAAATTCAAAAACATACACAATAAAGAAATACCGCCTGACTTACTTGGATTTGCAATTAACGGCAGTTTCAAACGCTCCGGCTTCACCCTAAAACCCGGCAGCCCCGACCAAACCCGCGTAATCGGCAACCTGTTCAACTTCCAACTCACCGCTCCCAAAGAATTACATCAAATGATTTGGAATGCGGGTGTGAGTGAGAAGAGTAGCAGTGGGTTTGGGTGGGTAGATATTGCACCTCAGCAGAATAATAATTTAAGCCCTAAAAAGTCATGA
- a CDS encoding LytR/AlgR family response regulator transcription factor, whose product MNVLIVEDEDFAAKRLIKMVNEVLPEAHVSAHVKSVKETISWLLKNTPDLIFMDIQLSDGISFNVFDQIDLQTPVIFTTAYDQYAIKAFGANSLGYILKPVQRKNLEKAVVKYKHFYQGQKVDLKEVWQQIKSGQDVYKQRFLVQRGEKLVYIKTADIAFFYAIQKDVYANTFEGKTYAMDNSLDAIIEKIDPKDFFRINRKFIIHIAAIESMVARSRGRVKVNLNPPADDPEEAVVSVERAADFKKWLNR is encoded by the coding sequence ATGAATGTACTAATAGTTGAAGATGAAGATTTTGCCGCAAAGCGATTAATAAAAATGGTAAACGAGGTTTTGCCGGAAGCTCATGTCAGCGCGCATGTTAAATCGGTTAAAGAAACCATAAGCTGGTTGCTTAAAAATACGCCTGACCTCATTTTTATGGATATTCAACTATCAGACGGGATTAGTTTCAATGTTTTTGACCAGATAGATCTGCAAACACCTGTAATATTCACTACAGCGTATGACCAGTACGCCATTAAAGCATTTGGAGCCAATAGCCTTGGCTATATCTTAAAGCCGGTGCAGCGCAAAAACCTTGAAAAAGCCGTGGTAAAGTACAAGCACTTTTACCAGGGACAAAAAGTTGATTTGAAAGAAGTTTGGCAGCAAATTAAGTCAGGGCAGGATGTGTACAAACAGCGATTTTTAGTTCAACGAGGAGAAAAACTTGTTTACATAAAAACTGCAGATATTGCATTTTTTTACGCCATTCAAAAAGATGTGTATGCCAACACTTTCGAAGGTAAAACTTATGCCATGGACAATAGCCTCGATGCTATTATTGAAAAGATTGACCCGAAAGATTTCTTCCGTATCAACCGTAAGTTTATTATTCATATAGCTGCCATTGAGAGTATGGTTGCGCGCAGTAGAGGACGTGTAAAAGTGAACTTAAATCCTCCGGCCGACGACCCCGAAGAAGCTGTTGTGAGTGTGGAGCGGGCCGCTGATTTTAAAAAATGGTTGAATCGCTAG
- a CDS encoding MATE family efflux transporter has protein sequence MPEKHKELGKANINRLLLKLSFPSMIAMFANAIYNIVDTIFVGRGVGAQGIAGVAIVLPVVAIISSFAHMIGIGTGTLISRQLGRKEEEKVNRTAGNGFLLVILVGAFFSTIGLLFTNEIMRAFGATPTILPYASDYGQIVFIGMLWFPFCVSTSNYLRAEGNARDAMNAMLLGILVNVVLDYIFIFPLQMGMHGAALATISGKFTTLIYLIVYFRQPNHVINFRFRCLRLNKHVLKPALSVGLSGFGMRSSSSVANVVLNHTLGALGGDIAIAVFGVIYKITLFFGMPLYGLNQGMQPIVGFNFGADKPERIKRTIKLGFMYAVGYGILAIIFFQIFAEPIFGLFTKDQNLMQEGPRALRIIISMMWLMGIYQTTMGAHQAMGQPRAAFVLAIQRWVLLVTPLVLILPHVFNLGLDGVWLAFPLADFLGTIIALIFLFVTLRRRNIVR, from the coding sequence ATGCCAGAAAAACACAAGGAGCTTGGTAAGGCCAATATAAACCGGCTATTGCTGAAATTGTCATTTCCTTCAATGATTGCCATGTTTGCCAATGCCATCTACAATATCGTGGATACAATATTTGTTGGCAGGGGTGTTGGAGCACAGGGAATTGCAGGAGTGGCAATTGTGCTTCCGGTTGTTGCCATTATTTCATCTTTTGCCCATATGATTGGTATTGGAACCGGTACACTTATTTCAAGGCAGCTGGGACGAAAAGAAGAGGAAAAAGTGAATCGTACTGCCGGGAATGGTTTTTTGCTGGTGATTTTGGTCGGTGCTTTTTTTAGTACCATCGGATTGTTGTTTACGAATGAAATTATGCGTGCTTTTGGTGCCACACCTACAATTTTACCGTATGCCAGTGATTATGGACAAATTGTTTTTATCGGCATGCTGTGGTTTCCGTTTTGTGTAAGTACAAGTAATTACTTGCGTGCCGAGGGTAATGCCAGAGATGCTATGAACGCTATGCTTTTGGGGATTCTTGTGAATGTGGTACTTGATTACATTTTTATTTTTCCACTGCAAATGGGCATGCATGGAGCTGCATTGGCTACCATATCCGGCAAGTTTACAACACTCATTTACCTGATCGTCTATTTCAGGCAGCCCAATCATGTAATTAATTTCAGATTTCGCTGTTTACGATTGAATAAGCATGTGTTGAAACCGGCCTTATCAGTAGGGTTGTCGGGTTTTGGTATGCGTTCATCGAGCAGTGTGGCCAATGTGGTGTTAAATCATACACTGGGTGCGCTCGGAGGCGATATAGCAATTGCTGTGTTTGGTGTAATTTATAAGATCACCCTCTTTTTTGGTATGCCACTTTATGGTCTTAACCAGGGTATGCAGCCCATTGTCGGGTTTAATTTTGGTGCTGATAAACCTGAGCGCATTAAAAGAACCATTAAACTTGGTTTTATGTATGCTGTAGGATATGGTATTTTGGCCATTATCTTTTTTCAAATATTTGCCGAACCCATTTTCGGTCTTTTTACTAAAGACCAGAATCTGATGCAGGAAGGACCTCGTGCTTTGCGAATTATTATTTCAATGATGTGGCTCATGGGTATTTACCAAACCACTATGGGTGCTCATCAGGCAATGGGCCAGCCCAGGGCAGCTTTTGTGTTGGCTATTCAAAGGTGGGTACTACTTGTAACGCCACTAGTGCTCATTTTACCCCATGTTTTTAATCTCGGGCTCGATGGCGTTTGGCTTGCATTTCCACTGGCCGATTTTCTTGGAACCATAATCGCGCTGATTTTCTTATTTGTAACGCTAAGGCGAAGAAATATAGTTCGGTGA
- a CDS encoding type I CRISPR-associated protein Cas7, whose product MTTTHNKTKFNNRVFGGIVVKSINSNYNADFSGQPRTLPDGTVYATDKALKYAIRNYWDKVHNEKEKVFYFTQYDTNGNPMTLDSLVEYHFDKFPTKKVIRETGSGRNKKDEEVEVLDKVKLKTKLLGCIDIKCFGATYAGKTNVSIHGAVQINHGVNIWKENNIFSEQIKSPVATDEGDEMTTIGRSTKLQEGHYLHHFSVNPINTDNTLTPDDIAKLKEAMCKGVTFYDSVAKAGTDNELLIWIQLKKDSKIVLPNVSSLITTHNISKETNKIVFDLSEVSALVKKYANNIEQYEVYYQSENVEIKNADIKYDKSEGSGKLNVDTFDLNCIAVKKNQDENEG is encoded by the coding sequence ATGACAACCACACATAACAAAACAAAATTCAACAATAGAGTCTTTGGTGGAATAGTTGTAAAATCAATCAACTCGAATTACAACGCCGATTTTAGCGGGCAGCCAAGAACATTGCCTGATGGAACTGTTTATGCAACCGACAAAGCACTAAAATATGCAATTCGTAATTATTGGGATAAAGTACATAACGAAAAAGAAAAAGTATTCTATTTTACTCAATACGATACAAACGGTAATCCAATGACATTGGATAGTCTTGTAGAATATCATTTTGATAAATTTCCAACAAAAAAAGTAATAAGGGAAACTGGCTCAGGAAGAAATAAAAAGGATGAAGAAGTTGAAGTCTTAGACAAAGTTAAATTAAAAACCAAATTATTGGGTTGCATTGATATTAAATGTTTTGGTGCTACTTATGCAGGCAAAACGAATGTTTCAATCCATGGAGCTGTTCAGATAAATCATGGTGTAAATATCTGGAAAGAAAACAATATTTTCAGTGAACAAATAAAATCACCGGTTGCGACGGATGAAGGGGATGAAATGACAACCATTGGACGTAGTACCAAATTACAAGAGGGACATTATTTGCATCATTTTTCGGTAAACCCGATTAACACCGATAACACTTTAACTCCTGATGATATTGCAAAATTGAAAGAAGCAATGTGTAAAGGAGTTACGTTTTACGACAGTGTAGCTAAAGCTGGAACTGACAATGAATTATTAATTTGGATACAGCTTAAAAAAGATTCAAAAATTGTTTTGCCAAATGTTTCATCACTTATTACTACCCATAATATTTCGAAAGAAACCAACAAAATAGTTTTCGACCTTTCCGAAGTATCTGCGTTGGTAAAAAAATATGCAAACAATATTGAACAATACGAAGTATATTATCAAAGCGAAAATGTGGAAATAAAAAATGCGGATATCAAATATGATAAGTCAGAAGGAAGCGGCAAATTAAATGTTGATACATTTGATTTAAATTGTATTGCTGTTAAGAAAAATCAAGATGAAAATGAAGGATAA